One Candidatus Profftella armatura genomic region harbors:
- a CDS encoding DNA polymerase III subunit chi: MTNIYFHSNISNKLIYTCKLVRKLIKKNNIILLNKNSKQQKEFDIALWSFSITDFLPHVSIKNIYANITPIILITETDIKNNNILTCYDTLINVSNVIPKNFTNFKNIFEIISTNEIDKIFGRNRYRFYKNSGYFLNHFKNNIN, from the coding sequence ATGACTAATATTTATTTTCATAGCAATATCAGTAATAAACTAATTTATACATGTAAATTAGTACGAAAATTAATAAAAAAAAATAACATTATTTTATTAAATAAAAATTCTAAACAACAAAAAGAATTTGATATAGCATTATGGAGTTTTTCAATAACAGATTTTTTGCCTCATGTAAGTATTAAAAATATATATGCAAATATAACTCCAATTATTTTAATTACGGAAACGGATATAAAAAATAATAATATACTTACATGCTATGATACACTTATTAATGTATCTAATGTAATACCAAAAAATTTTACCAATTTCAAAAATATATTTGAAATTATATCTACTAATGAAATTGATAAAATTTTTGGTCGTAATCGTTATCGTTTTTACAAAAATAGTGGATATTTTCTAAATCACTTTAAAAATAATATAAATTAA
- a CDS encoding 4'-phosphopantetheinyl transferase family protein gives MNIKEDKIIANINNILYKWFPKKTFIETAKIDNYPILPEEKKLVINAVSKRKKEFSTGRWLSRKGLKYFGFPETEILTGYLKNPIWPDKINGSISHDNKLCTVVIMKKIPFLTNIGIDIIYFPKYSNKLKYLESMFVINKNEIDIMDKFGLNIDSSTILFSVKESIIKAISSEINNFIDMRDIKIFYENKKIQFIIQNKKPNVDIFAGISYNYLITAVKIYN, from the coding sequence TTGAATATTAAAGAAGATAAAATTATTGCTAATATAAATAATATTTTATATAAATGGTTTCCAAAAAAAACATTTATAGAAACAGCAAAAATTGATAATTATCCAATATTACCAGAAGAAAAAAAATTAGTAATTAATGCAGTCTCCAAGAGAAAAAAAGAATTTTCAACAGGACGATGGTTATCTAGAAAAGGATTGAAATATTTTGGATTCCCAGAAACAGAAATATTAACTGGATATTTAAAAAATCCAATATGGCCAGATAAAATAAATGGCAGTATTAGTCATGATAATAAATTATGTACCGTAGTAATAATGAAAAAAATACCTTTTTTAACAAATATTGGTATTGATATTATTTATTTCCCAAAATATAGTAATAAATTAAAATATTTAGAATCAATGTTTGTGATTAATAAAAATGAAATAGACATAATGGATAAATTTGGTTTGAATATTGATTCATCAACAATATTATTTAGTGTTAAAGAATCAATTATTAAAGCGATTTCAAGTGAAATCAATAATTTTATAGATATGAGAGATATTAAAATTTTTTATGAAAATAAAAAAATTCAATTTATTATCCAAAATAAAAAACCAAATGTTGATATTTTTGCTGGAATAAGTTATAACTATTTAATAACAGCAGTTAAAATTTATAATTAA
- a CDS encoding bifunctional 5,10-methylenetetrahydrofolate dehydrogenase/5,10-methenyltetrahydrofolate cyclohydrolase, translating to MIAKIIDGKKIAKNYFLNITKRVRKLISIGKRPGLAMILVGKNLASKIYIKNKINACKKTGIYSICEKYDSNISESELIHNIHILNKNPLIHGILVQLPLPKHINAIKIIESISSNKDVDGYSIINSGKLMSDLPGFRPCTSYGCIKMIKSTGININGKHAVIIGRSNIVGKPMALLLLKYNATVTVCHSKTKNIKNYTKQADIIITAVGKPNIITGNMIKIGSIIIDVGINRDINNKIRGDVDFSSVLPIAGFISPVPGGVGPMTIAMLLINTVESAEKS from the coding sequence ATGATAGCTAAAATTATTGATGGAAAAAAAATAGCTAAAAATTATTTTTTAAATATTACGAAACGTGTACGTAAATTAATTTCAATTGGTAAAAGACCTGGATTAGCTATGATTTTAGTTGGAAAAAATTTAGCTAGTAAAATTTATATAAAAAATAAAATAAATGCTTGTAAAAAAACAGGTATCTATTCTATTTGTGAGAAATATGATTCTAATATTAGTGAATCAGAATTAATACATAATATTCATATTTTAAATAAAAATCCATTAATTCATGGAATACTAGTACAATTACCATTACCAAAGCATATTAATGCAATTAAAATAATTGAGTCAATTTCCAGTAATAAAGATGTTGATGGTTATTCAATAATTAATTCTGGAAAATTAATGTCAGATTTACCTGGATTTCGTCCGTGTACATCTTATGGTTGTATAAAAATGATTAAAAGCACAGGTATTAATATAAATGGTAAGCATGCAGTAATTATTGGGCGGAGTAATATTGTAGGAAAACCAATGGCATTGCTATTATTAAAATATAATGCAACTGTTACAGTTTGCCATAGCAAAACTAAAAATATTAAAAATTATACAAAACAAGCGGATATTATAATAACAGCTGTTGGAAAACCAAATATTATTACAGGGAATATGATTAAAATAGGGTCAATAATAATTGATGTAGGTATAAATAGAGATATTAATAATAAAATACGTGGAGATGTTGATTTTTCTAGTGTTTTACCAATCGCAGGATTTATTTCTCCTGTACCTGGTGGAGTTGGTCCTATGACAATTGCTATGCTTCTTATTAATACAGTTGAATCCGCAGAAAAATCTTAA
- a CDS encoding enoyl-CoA hydratase/isomerase, which yields MNYETIEVNIKQSICFIRFCNKKNNNMINNSMINECLHILKKNDSSNPFHIVVLEGLPKIFCLGADFDEIIKKNHPIESKKLYELWYLLSCGPFISLSNICSGRVNAGGIGFIAACDIVLANHDAQFSLSELLFNLFPACVLPFLIRRIGFQRSNYMTLMTKPITAKQALEWNLVDAISNNNDLLLHKHLLRLKYLSKNSIKNYKKYINELNNILLNSKNNAISTNHKLFSDSKNLEKISYYMNTGYFPWE from the coding sequence ATGAATTATGAAACTATTGAAGTGAATATAAAACAATCCATTTGTTTTATACGATTTTGTAATAAAAAAAATAATAATATGATTAATAATTCTATGATTAATGAATGTCTTCATATTTTAAAAAAAAATGATTCATCTAATCCTTTTCATATTGTTGTTTTAGAAGGATTACCAAAAATATTTTGTTTAGGAGCTGATTTTGACGAAATAATAAAAAAAAACCATCCAATAGAATCAAAAAAATTATATGAATTATGGTATCTGTTATCATGTGGGCCATTTATTAGTTTATCTAATATATGTAGCGGTAGAGTAAATGCTGGGGGGATTGGTTTTATTGCAGCTTGTGATATAGTTTTAGCTAATCACGATGCTCAATTTAGTTTATCTGAATTATTATTTAATTTATTTCCAGCTTGTGTTTTACCATTTTTAATTAGACGTATAGGTTTTCAAAGATCAAATTATATGACTTTAATGACTAAACCAATTACAGCAAAACAAGCATTAGAATGGAATTTAGTTGATGCCATTTCAAATAATAATGATTTACTATTACATAAACATCTCTTGCGTCTTAAATATTTATCAAAAAATAGCATTAAAAATTATAAAAAATATATAAATGAATTAAATAATATTTTATTAAATTCAAAAAATAATGCAATTTCTACTAACCATAAATTATTTTCTGATTCTAAAAATTTAGAAAAAATTTCTTATTATATGAATACTGGTTATTTTCCATGGGAATAA
- the fabD gene encoding ACP S-malonyltransferase gives MKTYLFPGQGSQYVGMGQLLFDKFPDIIEKSNNILGYSIEELCLKNSKNQLNKTEYTQPALYIVNALSYRDHIKNTGEYADFLVGHSLGEYNALESAGVFSFEDGLRLVQKRSKLMSQVLDGAMAAVIGINYKKILNILKENNLNTIDIANYNTLNQIIIAGPKNDINNAQIFFEKNNAIYIPLNVSGPFHSRYMKPIYKKFNNFLLDFVFHSPNIPVISNFEALPYSIEKITNNLSNHLINPVKWFDSIYYLLNKSKNEMEFMEIGPGTVLTKFIKSIKNEYKKDCVIKDDILEQSQEKKIEKWNNKYPIGTKVKVKGYKDILITKTKSMLLFENKAVIYIEGYNGYFLLDDVQPIQ, from the coding sequence ATGAAAACATATCTTTTTCCTGGGCAAGGTTCTCAATATGTTGGTATGGGACAACTTTTATTTGATAAATTTCCTGATATTATAGAAAAATCAAATAATATACTTGGATACTCTATTGAAGAGTTATGTTTAAAAAATTCAAAAAATCAATTAAATAAAACAGAATATACTCAACCTGCACTTTATATAGTTAATGCGTTATCTTATAGAGATCATATTAAAAATACTGGTGAATATGCAGATTTTTTAGTTGGACATAGTTTAGGAGAATATAATGCATTAGAAAGCGCTGGTGTATTTTCTTTCGAAGATGGGTTACGTCTAGTTCAAAAAAGAAGTAAATTAATGAGTCAAGTTTTAGATGGCGCTATGGCAGCTGTAATTGGAATTAATTATAAAAAAATTTTAAATATTTTAAAAGAAAATAATTTAAATACAATTGATATTGCTAATTATAATACATTAAATCAAATTATTATCGCTGGCCCTAAAAATGATATTAATAATGCACAAATTTTTTTTGAAAAAAATAATGCAATATATATACCATTAAATGTTAGTGGACCATTTCACTCAAGATATATGAAACCTATATATAAAAAATTTAATAATTTTTTATTGGATTTTGTTTTTCATTCTCCAAATATCCCAGTTATTTCTAATTTTGAGGCATTACCTTATTCTATAGAAAAAATTACAAACAATCTATCAAATCATTTAATAAATCCAGTAAAATGGTTTGATAGTATATATTATTTACTAAATAAAAGTAAAAATGAAATGGAATTTATGGAAATTGGTCCTGGAACAGTATTAACTAAATTTATAAAAAGTATTAAAAATGAATACAAAAAAGATTGTGTCATTAAAGATGATATTTTAGAACAATCACAAGAAAAAAAAATTGAAAAATGGAATAACAAATATCCAATTGGAACAAAAGTTAAAGTAAAAGGTTATAAGGATATATTAATTACTAAAACTAAATCCATGCTTCTTTTTGAGAATAAAGCGGTTATTTATATTGAGGGCTATAATGGTTATTTTCTTTTAGATGATGTTCAACCAATACAATAA
- a CDS encoding BolA family protein yields the protein MHIKSEFIKNHISSCINCLYINVQGKNKHFKLTIVSPIFLNKNYVERHKIIYSLLNEYIIENKIHALSIKTFTPEEFKN from the coding sequence ATGCATATAAAATCAGAATTTATAAAAAATCATATTTCTTCCTGTATAAATTGTTTATATATTAATGTTCAAGGTAAAAATAAACACTTTAAACTTACAATAGTATCTCCTATATTTTTAAATAAAAATTATGTTGAACGTCATAAAATAATTTACTCATTATTAAATGAATACATTATAGAAAATAAAATACATGCATTATCTATTAAAACATTTACTCCAGAAGAGTTTAAAAATTAA
- the thyA gene encoding thymidylate synthase, whose product MHQYLNFMRHVYNSGIKKIDRTGVGTLSIFGYQMRFNLQKGFPLLTTKKLHVKSIIYELIWFLSGSTNINFLKKNNIKIWDQWADENGDLGPIYGYQWRSWPTLQGKYIDQLSGVIKQIKTDPNSRRIIVSAWNVSDIHKMKLPPCHILFQFYVANNKLSCQLYQRSADIFLGLPFNIASYSLLIHIIAHETGLKVGDFIWTGGDCHLYLNHLDQARKQLLRNPGSLPNLTILCKPKSSLDYNFEDFQINSYNPQKSIYAPIAI is encoded by the coding sequence ATGCATCAATATCTAAATTTTATGCGTCATGTGTATAATTCTGGAATTAAAAAAATAGATAGAACAGGAGTGGGAACATTATCAATTTTTGGTTATCAAATGCGATTTAATTTACAAAAAGGTTTTCCATTGTTAACTACAAAAAAACTTCATGTTAAATCTATTATATACGAATTGATTTGGTTTTTATCTGGATCAACTAATATTAATTTTTTAAAAAAAAATAATATAAAAATATGGGACCAATGGGCTGATGAAAATGGTGATTTAGGGCCTATTTATGGTTATCAATGGAGATCTTGGCCAACTTTACAAGGAAAATATATTGATCAATTGTCAGGGGTTATAAAACAAATTAAAACTGATCCTAATTCTCGTAGAATTATTGTTTCAGCCTGGAATGTTTCCGATATTCATAAAATGAAATTACCTCCTTGTCATATATTATTTCAATTTTACGTAGCAAATAATAAATTATCTTGTCAATTATATCAACGTAGTGCGGATATTTTTTTAGGATTACCATTTAATATTGCTTCATATTCGTTATTAATTCATATAATAGCACACGAAACAGGATTAAAGGTTGGTGATTTTATATGGACTGGAGGTGATTGTCATTTATATTTAAATCATTTAGATCAGGCTCGTAAACAGTTACTACGAAATCCAGGATCATTACCAAATTTAACTATTTTATGTAAACCAAAATCATCGTTGGATTATAATTTTGAAGATTTTCAAATTAATTCTTATAATCCGCAAAAATCTATTTATGCGCCTATAGCAATTTAA
- the ychF gene encoding redox-regulated ATPase YchF, whose product MNLKCGLIGLPNVGKSTLFNALTKLKISAENYPFCTIEPNIGIIEVPDKRLKHLNNIVKTKKIFPAIIKLVDIAGLVSGASKGEGLGNKFLAHIRETNIVIHVIRCFKDDKITHISGEINPIHDAEVIQTELILSDLAILEKYIDKENKKFFLKNEHSIELLKLLKRIIFNLNKSIPIRLMSLNNEELMSIKFLNLLTIKPIIFVANVKENGFKNNLLLDQLKIYAHNQNIPIIIICAKLEEEISDLNNIDKKFFLDNLGLKETKLNDLIRASFSLLDLRTYFTVGKKEIRAWTIPNGTTAEQAAGIIHTDIKRGFIRALTISYKDFLLYKGEQGCKNAGKIRSEGKKYLVEDGDILNFLFNI is encoded by the coding sequence ATGAATCTAAAATGTGGTTTAATTGGGTTACCAAATGTTGGAAAATCAACTCTTTTTAATGCATTAACAAAATTAAAGATTTCTGCTGAAAATTATCCATTTTGTACCATTGAGCCTAATATTGGTATTATAGAAGTCCCAGATAAGAGATTAAAACATTTAAATAATATTGTTAAAACAAAGAAAATTTTTCCAGCAATAATTAAATTGGTTGATATTGCGGGTTTAGTTTCTGGCGCATCAAAAGGGGAAGGCTTAGGAAATAAATTTTTAGCGCATATTCGAGAAACAAATATTGTTATACATGTAATTCGGTGTTTTAAAGACGATAAAATCACTCATATATCGGGAGAAATTAATCCAATTCATGACGCTGAAGTAATTCAAACAGAATTAATTTTATCGGATTTAGCTATACTTGAGAAATATATTGATAAAGAAAATAAAAAGTTTTTTTTAAAAAATGAACATTCAATTGAATTACTTAAATTATTAAAACGAATTATTTTTAATTTAAATAAATCGATACCAATTCGATTGATGTCACTTAATAATGAAGAATTAATGTCAATCAAATTCTTAAATCTACTTACTATTAAACCAATTATATTTGTTGCAAATGTAAAAGAAAATGGTTTTAAAAATAATTTATTATTAGATCAATTAAAAATATATGCTCATAATCAAAATATACCAATAATTATTATTTGCGCTAAGTTAGAAGAAGAAATTTCTGATTTAAATAATATAGATAAAAAGTTTTTTTTAGATAATTTAGGTTTAAAAGAAACAAAATTAAATGATCTAATTCGAGCTAGTTTTTCTTTACTTGATTTGCGGACTTATTTTACAGTTGGAAAAAAAGAAATTAGAGCATGGACTATACCAAATGGTACAACAGCAGAACAAGCCGCAGGAATTATTCATACTGATATAAAACGTGGTTTTATTAGAGCATTAACTATTTCTTATAAAGATTTTTTACTTTATAAAGGAGAACAAGGTTGCAAAAATGCTGGAAAAATTCGATCAGAAGGAAAAAAATATCTTGTCGAAGATGGAGACATATTGAATTTTCTTTTTAATATTTAG